A genomic stretch from Microtus pennsylvanicus isolate mMicPen1 chromosome 9, mMicPen1.hap1, whole genome shotgun sequence includes:
- the Nostrin gene encoding nostrin isoform X1: MRDPLTDCSYNKVYKSLKELAQNGENFCKQITSVLQQRANLEINYAKGLQKLAAKLSKALQSTKKNCLSTAWAWASESMKSAADLHQKLGKAIESEAIKPTHQVLSMQEKKRKSLDNEVEKTANLVINNWNQQIKAKKKLMVSTKKHEALFHLVESSKQSVSKKEKQKLLNKLKKSTEKLEKEDESYYQKNLAGYSTRLKWESTLETCYKSMLELEKERIQLLCNNLNQYSQHISLFGQTLTTCHTQIHCAISKVDVEKDIQALMEETAILSTENKSEFLLTDYFEEDPKNTMDKERRKSLIKPKLLRLQKDIEKASRDKEGLEQKLKTLSGNSSFADAKSQKDAEALMDETSFPLEGILRFLCSPAVPHSLDISSHGHTMCLQNSLKLDLLQANSYKLSSVLADLEQRPKPSHPCSACIFKWKEKEHSHTYVRISRPLLTTRLEKTVSKAPSGWQNSPSSSPSASGSRVSNNLCKALYTFQARQDDELNLEKGDIVTLHEKKEEGWWFGSLNGKKGHFPAAYVEELPAKAGNAATQS; encoded by the exons GGCCAACCTGGAGATCAACTACGCCAAAGGACTTCAGAAACTGGCAGCCAAGCTGAGCAAAGCACTACAGAGcacaaagaaaaa CTGTCTCAGCActgcctgggcctgggcctcAGAGAGCATGAAATCGGCGGCAGACCTGCATCA AAAACTTGGCAAAGCAATTGAGTCAGAAGCAATAAAGCCAACACATCAGGTCCTGAGTAtgcaagaaaagaagagaaaatcg cTTGATAATGAAGTTGAAAAGACGGCAAATCTTGTTATTAACAACTGGAACCAGCAAATCAAG GCTAAGAAAAAATTAATGGTGAGTACCAAGAAGCATGAAGCACTTTTCCACCTTGTAGAAAGCTCCAAGCAATCTGTGTccaagaaggagaagcagaag CTCctcaacaaactgaaaaaatCCACTGAGAAGTTGGAAAAGGAAGATGAAAGTTACTACCAAAAAAACCTGGCCGGCTATTCTACTAGACTAAAATGGGAGAGCACGCTGGAGACCTGCTACAAG agCATGCTGGAGCTAGAGAAGGAAAGGATTCAACTTTTATGTAATAATCTAAACCAGTACAGCCAACACATCTCTCTTTTTGGACAAACGCTGACCACG TGCCACACACAGATCCACTGCGCCATCAGCAAGGTTGATGTTGAGAAAGATATCCAGGCTCTAATGGAAGAAACTGCAATCCTGTCGACAGAGAACAAATCTGAGTTCCTACTGACTGACTACTTT GAAGAAGATCCAAAGAATACAATGGATAAAGAGAGACGGAAGTCATTGATAAAACCGAAATTGCTGAGACTGCAAAAAGACATCGAAAAGGCCTCAAGGGACAAAGAAG GCCTGGAACAGAAGCTTAAAACACTCTCCGGCAACTCTTCCTTCGCTGATGCCAAGAGCCAGAAGGATGCAGAGGCCTTAATGGACGAG accTCTTTCCCTTTGGAAGGGATCCTGAGATTCCTTTGTTCACCGGCTGTGCCCCATTCTCTTGACATTTCCTCCCATGGCCACACGATGTGTCTACAGAACAGTTTGAAACTAGACCTTTTGCAAGCGAACTCCTACAAACTGTCGTCAGTGTTAGCAGACCTGGAGCAGAGGCCGAAACCCAGCCACCCCTGTAGCGCCTGCATCTTCAAGTGGAAGGAAAAG GAACACTCTCACACTTACGTAAGAATATCCCGGCCGCTTTTGACGACGAGATTAGAGAAAACTGTGAGCAAGGCACCTTCTGGCTGGCAGAACAGCCCTAGTTCTTCACCTTCAG CCTCTGGGTCCCGAGTCAGCAACAATCTTTGCAAGGCCTTGTATACCTTCCAAGCCAGGCAAGATGATGAGCTGAATTTGGAAAAAG GAGACATTGTGACCCTAcatgagaagaaggaagaaggatggTGGTTTGGCTCTTTGAATGGGAAGAAAGGCCATTTTCCTGCTGCCTATGTGGAGGAACTGCCTGCAAAGGCTGGGAACGCAGCCACGCAGTCATAA
- the Nostrin gene encoding nostrin isoform X2, giving the protein MRDPLTDCSYNKVYKSLKELAQNGENFCKQITSVLQQRANLEINYAKGLQKLAAKLSKALQSTKKNCLSTAWAWASESMKSAADLHQKLGKAIESEAIKPTHQVLSMQEKKRKSLDNEVEKTANLVINNWNQQIKAKKKLMVSTKKHEALFHLVESSKQSVSKKEKQKLLNKLKKSTEKLEKEDESYYQKNLAGYSTRLKWESTLETCYKSMLELEKERIQLLCNNLNQYSQHISLFGQTLTTCHTQIHCAISKVDVEKDIQALMEETAILSTENKSEFLLTDYFEEDPKNTMDKERRKSLIKPKLLRLQKDIEKASRDKEGLEQKLKTLSGNSSFADAKSQKDAEALMDENSLKLDLLQANSYKLSSVLADLEQRPKPSHPCSACIFKWKEKEHSHTYVRISRPLLTTRLEKTVSKAPSGWQNSPSSSPSASGSRVSNNLCKALYTFQARQDDELNLEKGDIVTLHEKKEEGWWFGSLNGKKGHFPAAYVEELPAKAGNAATQS; this is encoded by the exons GGCCAACCTGGAGATCAACTACGCCAAAGGACTTCAGAAACTGGCAGCCAAGCTGAGCAAAGCACTACAGAGcacaaagaaaaa CTGTCTCAGCActgcctgggcctgggcctcAGAGAGCATGAAATCGGCGGCAGACCTGCATCA AAAACTTGGCAAAGCAATTGAGTCAGAAGCAATAAAGCCAACACATCAGGTCCTGAGTAtgcaagaaaagaagagaaaatcg cTTGATAATGAAGTTGAAAAGACGGCAAATCTTGTTATTAACAACTGGAACCAGCAAATCAAG GCTAAGAAAAAATTAATGGTGAGTACCAAGAAGCATGAAGCACTTTTCCACCTTGTAGAAAGCTCCAAGCAATCTGTGTccaagaaggagaagcagaag CTCctcaacaaactgaaaaaatCCACTGAGAAGTTGGAAAAGGAAGATGAAAGTTACTACCAAAAAAACCTGGCCGGCTATTCTACTAGACTAAAATGGGAGAGCACGCTGGAGACCTGCTACAAG agCATGCTGGAGCTAGAGAAGGAAAGGATTCAACTTTTATGTAATAATCTAAACCAGTACAGCCAACACATCTCTCTTTTTGGACAAACGCTGACCACG TGCCACACACAGATCCACTGCGCCATCAGCAAGGTTGATGTTGAGAAAGATATCCAGGCTCTAATGGAAGAAACTGCAATCCTGTCGACAGAGAACAAATCTGAGTTCCTACTGACTGACTACTTT GAAGAAGATCCAAAGAATACAATGGATAAAGAGAGACGGAAGTCATTGATAAAACCGAAATTGCTGAGACTGCAAAAAGACATCGAAAAGGCCTCAAGGGACAAAGAAG GCCTGGAACAGAAGCTTAAAACACTCTCCGGCAACTCTTCCTTCGCTGATGCCAAGAGCCAGAAGGATGCAGAGGCCTTAATGGACGAG AACAGTTTGAAACTAGACCTTTTGCAAGCGAACTCCTACAAACTGTCGTCAGTGTTAGCAGACCTGGAGCAGAGGCCGAAACCCAGCCACCCCTGTAGCGCCTGCATCTTCAAGTGGAAGGAAAAG GAACACTCTCACACTTACGTAAGAATATCCCGGCCGCTTTTGACGACGAGATTAGAGAAAACTGTGAGCAAGGCACCTTCTGGCTGGCAGAACAGCCCTAGTTCTTCACCTTCAG CCTCTGGGTCCCGAGTCAGCAACAATCTTTGCAAGGCCTTGTATACCTTCCAAGCCAGGCAAGATGATGAGCTGAATTTGGAAAAAG GAGACATTGTGACCCTAcatgagaagaaggaagaaggatggTGGTTTGGCTCTTTGAATGGGAAGAAAGGCCATTTTCCTGCTGCCTATGTGGAGGAACTGCCTGCAAAGGCTGGGAACGCAGCCACGCAGTCATAA
- the Spc25 gene encoding kinetochore protein Spc25, producing the protein MMFEDELILLNQSINEFGDNFRNGLSGNPSQILGLRDAFKDSLRALSEKLSLKLKEEEKMIEMFLEYQNQLRKQNKLIEEKKDNLLKMIGEVKNKKQELEGLTANIQDLKEEYCRKKETISTANKANGERLKRLQISADMYRDHLELEIRKIHGDKLQFIFTDIDPKKPERPYMFSLCLNEARDYEVSDCSPPLECIAEFQEKVRKTNNFSAFLANVRKAFIATVHN; encoded by the exons ATGATGTTCGAAGACGAACTGATCCTCTTGAATCAGAGCATAAATGAATTTGGAGATAACTTCAGAAACGGCCTCAGTGGGAATCCTAGCCAGATTCTGGGGCTCAGAGATGCCTTCAAGGACTCCCTTAGAGCGCTTTCAG AAAAGCTGTCTTTGAaactgaaggaagaagaaaagatgatTGAGATGTTTCTGGAATATCAAAACC AGCTCCGTAAGCAGAATAAGCtcattgaagaaaagaaagataaccTGCTAAAGATGATCGGTGAAGTAAAAAACAAGAAGCAAGAATTGGAAGGGCTGACAGCAAATATCCAGGACCTTAAGGAAGAATATTGtaggaagaaggaaa CAATTTCCACTGCTAACAAAGCTAACGGAGAGAGATTGAAACGGCTGCAGATATCCGCGGACATGTATAGAGATCACCTTGAACTAGAAATTAGAAAGATTCATG GTGATAAATTGCAGTTTATATTCACTGATATTGACCCTAAGAAGCCTGAGAGACCATATATGTTTTCCCTATGCCTAAATGAAGCCAGGGATTATGAAG tgTCCGACTGTTCACCTCCTCTTGAGTGCATAGCAGAATTTCAGGAGAAGGTCAGGAAGACTAACAATTTTTCAGCGTTTCTTGCTAATGTTCGGAAAGCTTTTATAGCTACGGTTCATAATTGA